A section of the Maylandia zebra isolate NMK-2024a linkage group LG8, Mzebra_GT3a, whole genome shotgun sequence genome encodes:
- the psme3 gene encoding proteasome activator complex subunit 3 isoform X1: protein MSSLLKVDSEIKTKVAAFKERITAEAEDLVANFFPKKLLELDHFLKDPSINITELKEIHSDINLPVPDPILFSNLHDGLDAQNAKKRKLEDGSGDDMVTGTKVFVMPDGMMKSNANLVDLIEKVKPEIRTLIEKCNTVKMWVQLLIPRIEDGNNFGVSIQEETVAELRTVEGEAASYLDQISRYYITRAKLVSKIAKYPHVEDYRRTVTEIDEKEYISLKIIVSELRNQYVTLHDMILKNIEKIKRPRSSNADALY, encoded by the exons ATGTCTTCACTCCTCAAGGTGGATAGTGAAATTAAAACCAAG GTCGCTGCTTTCAAGGAACGTATCACCGCAGAA GCAGAGGATCTAGTCGCCAATTTTTTCCCAAAGAAGTTACTGGAACTTGACCATTTCCTCAAG GATCCAAGCATAAACATCACTGAACTGAAGGAAATTCACTCAGACATAAATCTGCCAGTGCCAGATCCCATCTTGTTCTCAAATCTCCACGACGGACTAGATGCG caaaatgccaaaaagaggaagctggaggatgGAAGTGGGGATGACATGG TGACTGGCACCAAGGTCTTTGTCATGCCTGATGGGATGATGAAGAGTAATGCAAACCTTGTTGATCTTATTGAAAAGGTCAAGCCCGAGATCAGGACACTCATAGAAAAATGTAACACA GTTAAAATGTGGGTTCAGCTCCTCATCCCCAGGATAGAGGATGGGAACAACTTTGGGGTGTCAATCCAGGAGGAGACAGTAGCTGAACTCAGAACAGTTGAAGGGGAGGCTGCATCTTACCTCGACCAGATATCAAG ATACTACATCACAAGGGCAAAGCTGGTTTCTAAAATAGCAAAATATCCACATGTG GAGGACTATCGGCGCACAGTAACCGAGATTGACGAGAAGGAATACATCAGTCTGAAAATCATAGTTTCGGAGCTCAGAAATCAATAC GTAACGTTACACGACATGATCCTGAAGAACATCGAGAAGATCAAGAGGCCTCGAAGCAGTAATGCTGACGCTTTGTACTGA
- the psme3 gene encoding proteasome activator complex subunit 3 isoform X2 produces the protein MSSLLKVDSEIKTKVAAFKERITAEAEDLVANFFPKKLLELDHFLKDPSINITELKEIHSDINLPVPDPILFSNLHDGLDAQNAKKRKLEDGSGDDMVTGTKVFVMPDGMMKSNANLVDLIEKVKPEIRTLIEKCNTVKMWVQLLIPRIEDGNNFGVSIQEETVAELRTVEGEAASYLDQISRYYITRAKLVSKIAKYPHVAVNGDI, from the exons ATGTCTTCACTCCTCAAGGTGGATAGTGAAATTAAAACCAAG GTCGCTGCTTTCAAGGAACGTATCACCGCAGAA GCAGAGGATCTAGTCGCCAATTTTTTCCCAAAGAAGTTACTGGAACTTGACCATTTCCTCAAG GATCCAAGCATAAACATCACTGAACTGAAGGAAATTCACTCAGACATAAATCTGCCAGTGCCAGATCCCATCTTGTTCTCAAATCTCCACGACGGACTAGATGCG caaaatgccaaaaagaggaagctggaggatgGAAGTGGGGATGACATGG TGACTGGCACCAAGGTCTTTGTCATGCCTGATGGGATGATGAAGAGTAATGCAAACCTTGTTGATCTTATTGAAAAGGTCAAGCCCGAGATCAGGACACTCATAGAAAAATGTAACACA GTTAAAATGTGGGTTCAGCTCCTCATCCCCAGGATAGAGGATGGGAACAACTTTGGGGTGTCAATCCAGGAGGAGACAGTAGCTGAACTCAGAACAGTTGAAGGGGAGGCTGCATCTTACCTCGACCAGATATCAAG ATACTACATCACAAGGGCAAAGCTGGTTTCTAAAATAGCAAAATATCCACATGTG GCTGTAAACGGTGACATCTAG
- the nbr1a gene encoding NBR1 autophagy cargo receptor a isoform X1, with protein sequence MGLPVTIKVNFRGNVKRFLAQDMDKLEWEAVEVWIKASFGINHFQVKYFDEDNEEICINSQDEYEEAIKSAEKQGNQLHMNVYKMKGQACGGPLKTEVKELKGDLRPAPPYPSRVKTVDKGTQVTPEREAVAVKDNKGNKPDDEPPPMWFRSYMEKFKDEVVKEVVERMCSDFSVQCCTHKSPEGPPEAIGAIGGIMGPKPGPSTSNGSLGYTPNCSSCNKLTSEGAYKCSVCPSCILCEMCRHSHDPSHNLVRTKTPLSIPEHGMSGELRFPRRGDRTVRKAERQRLKAERRQLRAEVKEIKKKLRLEKRGLQWSGPSTSGRATLTNMASTSTQVPALSPPTASDTASGPAPAQGPIPALVPEPQASSPEGPGVSHTSLVPTMAALFLDENLPDGTNLEPGTKFIKYWKMKNTGSICWTSETKLVFMWGNLSLASEEKREVPVPLLPPGHVGMVSVALVAPVTDGTYTSHWRLAHCGSQFGPRVWCSIVVKQRDKRTGLRHQRKRLKKDLRPPKEEMKPEEKEARAKKGHTGFLAGLFSEDYYFPPVDFMTAQDLLSFELLDLNFADDLEKVPHNTPADLTPCISPLPYCTVVLDKSSPSPKKEETEISGVRKLFGRKLRNLKEVFTPVAQEEERDDEISGAQFLCETVMRSLALEEAPDHRPPRRLQRCGHEPKVVSPVLNFEKTDESEETDEFQEGNEIGAVKPETSALPTNIGLNWIAQKEETRPISPPEPENKNLRMSSHHNNEDKDFEACDGTQNVTDDREEKEEDGNKGEDWDEISSQISSVSSDDYSVILPDCFDTSRPLGESMYSSAMSQPGTGAAALASDKSDVEQEEEEESIMEPGRDALLGERQELTEVASAEDLLGNAGPPLVTQINSSVNQMPCASQTVDEVTLTPEVVPFPDPLLPPPTLYSPRSEALYLADDPSSPACDPNEPHQPRVHLNVSSGLSRSAGSAASAFETYNPRPSNALQPRGQGGITEGLVKGALSVAASAYKALFTGPSCSVERGIEPATTQGPSKMDQLLEMGFRDQRMNRRLLKKHFYSLEHTVDELVQLAENRRNRYNVT encoded by the exons ATGGGGCTCCCTGTTACTATTAAAGTCAATTTCCGGGGGAACGTGAAGAGGTTTCTGGCTCAGGATATGGATAAATTGGAGTGGGAAGCTGTTGAAGTCTGG ATCAAAGCATCATTTGGGATCAACCACTTTCAAGTGAAATACTTTGATGAAGACAATGAAGAG ATTTGCATAAACAGTCAAG ATGAATATGAAGAAGCCATCAAG AGTGCAGAGAAGCAGGGAAACCAGTTACACATGAATGTGTACAAGATGAAAGGACAGGCCTGTGGGGGCCCACTGAAGACCGAGGTGAAGGAGCTGAAAGGAGACCTTCGACCCGCTCCTCCTTACCCCTCAAGGGTTAAAACAGTGGACAAAGGCACGCAGGTCACCCCTGAGCGAGAAGCT GTAGCAGTAAAAGATAACAAGGGGAACAAACCAGATGATGAGCCCCCTCCTATGTGGTTTAGATCATACATGGAGAAG TTTAAGGATGAGGTGGTAAAGGAGGTAGTAGAAAGAATGTGCAGCGACTTTTCTGTCCAGTGTTGTACCCACAAATCCCCTGAAGGTCCCCCTGAGGCAATTGGGGCTATTGGCGGTATTATGGGACCCAAACCAGGCCCCTCCACCTCGAATGGATCTCTTGGCTACACCCCAAACTGTAGCAGCTGCAACAAACTCACCTCTGAAGGAGCCTACAAGTGCAG CGTGTGCCCATCCTGCATCCTGTGTGAGATGTGCAGACATAGCCATGACCCTAGCCACAACCTCGTGAGAACCAAGACACCTCTCTCCATCCCAGAACATGGAATGTCAGGAGAGTTAAG GTTCCCAAGGCGAGGAGACAGGACAGTGCGCAAGGCAGAACGACAGCGCCTCAAAGCAGAAAGAAGGCAGCTAAGAGCCGAAGTGAAGGAAATCAAGAAGAAACTGAGACTGGAGAAGAGGGGGCTGCAGTGGAGTGGGCCCTCTACCTCAGGAAGAGCCACTCTGACAAACATGGCCTCCACATCCACCCAGGTCCCTGCCCTGTCCCCTCCTACTGCCTCAGACACAGCCTCAGGTCCAGCCCCAGCCCAAGGTCCCATCCCTGCCCTGGTCCCTGAACCCCAGGCCTCCAGTCCAGA GGGTCCCGGGGTCTCGCACACGTCCTTGGTGCCCACTATGGCTGCCTTGTTTCTGGATGAAAATCTGCCTGACGGCACCAATCTGGAGCCTGGTACCAAGTTCATCAAATACTGGAAGATGAAGAACACGGGCTCTATCTGCTGGACCTCAGAGACTAAG CTAGTGTTCATGTGGGGAAACCTCAGCTTGGCATCAGAGGAGAAGAGGGAGGTGCCGGTGCCCTTGCTGCCACCCGGACATGTGGGAATGGTCAGTGTGGCCTTAGTTGCTCCTGTGACAGACGGGACGTACACCTCCCACTGGCGCCTGGCGCACTGTGGGTCTCAGTTTGGCCCGCGTGTCTGGTGCAGCATCGTGGTCAAGCAAAGAGACAAACGCACCGGACTCAGGCATCAGAGAAAACGACTG AAGAAAGATCTAAGACCACCGAAGGAAGAGATGAAGCCAGAGGAGAAGGAGGCGCGGGCCAAGAAGGGCCACACTGGCTTCTTGGCAGGCCTCTTCTCTGAAGACTACTACTTCCCACCAGTGGACTTCATGACTGCACAG GATCTTCTATCTTTTGAGTTGCTGGATTTAAATTTTGCGGACGACCTGGAAAAGGTTCCTCATAACACCCCTGCAG ATTTGACACCGTGTATATCCCCTCTTCCCTATTGCactgttgtgttggacaagTCCAGCCCATCTCCCAAAAAAGAGGAAACGGAGATCTCAGGAGTCCGAAAACTTTTTG GACGGAAACTGAGGAATCTGAAGGAGGTGTTTACGCCTGTAgcccaggaggaggagagggacgaTGAGATCAGTGGAGCACAGTTCCTGTGTGAGACCGTCATGCGATCCCTCGCTTTGGAAGAAGCCCCCGACCACAGACCCCCTCGCAGGCTCCAGCGCTGCGGCCACGAACCAAAGG TAGTTTCCCCGGTTCTGAACTTTGAGAAAACAGATGAGTCGGAGGAGACCGATGAGTTTCAAGAAGGAAATGAGATCGGCGCCGTTAAACCTGAAACTTCAGCTCTGCCTACAAACATAGGACTCAACTGGATCGCCCAAAAAGAGGAAACCAGGCCAA TTTCTCCACCTGAACCAGAGAATAAAAACCTGCGTATGAGTTCACATCATAATAACGAGGACAAAGACTTTGAGGCCTGTGATGGTACCCAGAACGTGACGGATGATcgagaagagaaagaggaggatgGAAACAAAGGGGAAGACTGGGATGAG ATCAGCAGCCAGATCTCCTCAGTCTCCTCTGACGATTACAGCGTCATCCTCCCAGACTGCTTTGACACCAGCCGGCCTCTGGGGGAGTCCATGTACAGCTCCGCCATGTCGCAGCCTGGCACTGGTGCTGCTGCTCTGGCCTCGGACAAATCGGATGTagagcaggaggaagaggaagagtcCATCATGGAGCCGGGCAGGGATGCACTACTGGGAGAGAGGCAGGAGCTGACAGAGGTGGCCTCTGCTGAGGATTTACTGGGAAACGCTGGGCCTCCACTAGTCACTCAAATCAACAGCAGTGTGAACCAGATGCCCTGTGCCTCCCAAACTGTGGATGAGGTGACCTTAACCCCTGAAGTGGTGCCATTCCCTGACCCCCTGCTTCCCCCGCCGACCCTCTACTCACCCAG GTCTGAGGCACTTTACCTGGCTGACGATCCCAGTTCTCCAGCCTGTGACCCAAATGAGCCGCATCAACCAAGAGTCCACCTCAATG TATCATCTGGTCTGTCAAGATCAGCAGGCTCAGCAGCCAGTGCCTTTGAGACATATAATCCCAGGCCCAGCAATGCTCTGCAGCCAAG GGGCCAAGGAGGAATCACAGAGGGACTTGTTAAGGGAGCTCTTTCTGTGGCAGCATCTGCTTATAAGGCTCTCTTCACTGGACCAAGCTGTTCAGTAGAG CGAGGCATCGAGCCAGCCACCACACAAGGCCCTTCCAAGATGGACCAGCTTTTGGAGATGGGTTTCAGAGACCAACGGATGAACCGGCGACTGCTGAAGAAGCACTTCTACAGCCTGGAGCACACCGTCGACGAGCTGGTGCAGTTGGCCGAAAACCGCCGCAACAGATATAACGTTACTTAG
- the nbr1a gene encoding NBR1 autophagy cargo receptor a isoform X2, translated as MGLPVTIKVNFRGNVKRFLAQDMDKLEWEAVEVWIKASFGINHFQVKYFDEDNEEICINSQDEYEEAIKSAEKQGNQLHMNVYKMKGQACGGPLKTEVKELKGDLRPAPPYPSRVKTVDKGTQVTPEREAVAVKDNKGNKPDDEPPPMWFRSYMEKFKDEVVKEVVERMCSDFSVQCCTHKSPEGPPEAIGAIGGIMGPKPGPSTSNGSLGYTPNCSSCNKLTSEGAYKCSVCPSCILCEMCRHSHDPSHNLVRTKTPLSIPEHGMSGELRGPGVSHTSLVPTMAALFLDENLPDGTNLEPGTKFIKYWKMKNTGSICWTSETKLVFMWGNLSLASEEKREVPVPLLPPGHVGMVSVALVAPVTDGTYTSHWRLAHCGSQFGPRVWCSIVVKQRDKRTGLRHQRKRLKKDLRPPKEEMKPEEKEARAKKGHTGFLAGLFSEDYYFPPVDFMTAQDLLSFELLDLNFADDLEKVPHNTPADLTPCISPLPYCTVVLDKSSPSPKKEETEISGVRKLFGRKLRNLKEVFTPVAQEEERDDEISGAQFLCETVMRSLALEEAPDHRPPRRLQRCGHEPKVVSPVLNFEKTDESEETDEFQEGNEIGAVKPETSALPTNIGLNWIAQKEETRPISPPEPENKNLRMSSHHNNEDKDFEACDGTQNVTDDREEKEEDGNKGEDWDEISSQISSVSSDDYSVILPDCFDTSRPLGESMYSSAMSQPGTGAAALASDKSDVEQEEEEESIMEPGRDALLGERQELTEVASAEDLLGNAGPPLVTQINSSVNQMPCASQTVDEVTLTPEVVPFPDPLLPPPTLYSPRSEALYLADDPSSPACDPNEPHQPRVHLNVSSGLSRSAGSAASAFETYNPRPSNALQPRGQGGITEGLVKGALSVAASAYKALFTGPSCSVERGIEPATTQGPSKMDQLLEMGFRDQRMNRRLLKKHFYSLEHTVDELVQLAENRRNRYNVT; from the exons ATGGGGCTCCCTGTTACTATTAAAGTCAATTTCCGGGGGAACGTGAAGAGGTTTCTGGCTCAGGATATGGATAAATTGGAGTGGGAAGCTGTTGAAGTCTGG ATCAAAGCATCATTTGGGATCAACCACTTTCAAGTGAAATACTTTGATGAAGACAATGAAGAG ATTTGCATAAACAGTCAAG ATGAATATGAAGAAGCCATCAAG AGTGCAGAGAAGCAGGGAAACCAGTTACACATGAATGTGTACAAGATGAAAGGACAGGCCTGTGGGGGCCCACTGAAGACCGAGGTGAAGGAGCTGAAAGGAGACCTTCGACCCGCTCCTCCTTACCCCTCAAGGGTTAAAACAGTGGACAAAGGCACGCAGGTCACCCCTGAGCGAGAAGCT GTAGCAGTAAAAGATAACAAGGGGAACAAACCAGATGATGAGCCCCCTCCTATGTGGTTTAGATCATACATGGAGAAG TTTAAGGATGAGGTGGTAAAGGAGGTAGTAGAAAGAATGTGCAGCGACTTTTCTGTCCAGTGTTGTACCCACAAATCCCCTGAAGGTCCCCCTGAGGCAATTGGGGCTATTGGCGGTATTATGGGACCCAAACCAGGCCCCTCCACCTCGAATGGATCTCTTGGCTACACCCCAAACTGTAGCAGCTGCAACAAACTCACCTCTGAAGGAGCCTACAAGTGCAG CGTGTGCCCATCCTGCATCCTGTGTGAGATGTGCAGACATAGCCATGACCCTAGCCACAACCTCGTGAGAACCAAGACACCTCTCTCCATCCCAGAACATGGAATGTCAGGAGAGTTAAG GGGTCCCGGGGTCTCGCACACGTCCTTGGTGCCCACTATGGCTGCCTTGTTTCTGGATGAAAATCTGCCTGACGGCACCAATCTGGAGCCTGGTACCAAGTTCATCAAATACTGGAAGATGAAGAACACGGGCTCTATCTGCTGGACCTCAGAGACTAAG CTAGTGTTCATGTGGGGAAACCTCAGCTTGGCATCAGAGGAGAAGAGGGAGGTGCCGGTGCCCTTGCTGCCACCCGGACATGTGGGAATGGTCAGTGTGGCCTTAGTTGCTCCTGTGACAGACGGGACGTACACCTCCCACTGGCGCCTGGCGCACTGTGGGTCTCAGTTTGGCCCGCGTGTCTGGTGCAGCATCGTGGTCAAGCAAAGAGACAAACGCACCGGACTCAGGCATCAGAGAAAACGACTG AAGAAAGATCTAAGACCACCGAAGGAAGAGATGAAGCCAGAGGAGAAGGAGGCGCGGGCCAAGAAGGGCCACACTGGCTTCTTGGCAGGCCTCTTCTCTGAAGACTACTACTTCCCACCAGTGGACTTCATGACTGCACAG GATCTTCTATCTTTTGAGTTGCTGGATTTAAATTTTGCGGACGACCTGGAAAAGGTTCCTCATAACACCCCTGCAG ATTTGACACCGTGTATATCCCCTCTTCCCTATTGCactgttgtgttggacaagTCCAGCCCATCTCCCAAAAAAGAGGAAACGGAGATCTCAGGAGTCCGAAAACTTTTTG GACGGAAACTGAGGAATCTGAAGGAGGTGTTTACGCCTGTAgcccaggaggaggagagggacgaTGAGATCAGTGGAGCACAGTTCCTGTGTGAGACCGTCATGCGATCCCTCGCTTTGGAAGAAGCCCCCGACCACAGACCCCCTCGCAGGCTCCAGCGCTGCGGCCACGAACCAAAGG TAGTTTCCCCGGTTCTGAACTTTGAGAAAACAGATGAGTCGGAGGAGACCGATGAGTTTCAAGAAGGAAATGAGATCGGCGCCGTTAAACCTGAAACTTCAGCTCTGCCTACAAACATAGGACTCAACTGGATCGCCCAAAAAGAGGAAACCAGGCCAA TTTCTCCACCTGAACCAGAGAATAAAAACCTGCGTATGAGTTCACATCATAATAACGAGGACAAAGACTTTGAGGCCTGTGATGGTACCCAGAACGTGACGGATGATcgagaagagaaagaggaggatgGAAACAAAGGGGAAGACTGGGATGAG ATCAGCAGCCAGATCTCCTCAGTCTCCTCTGACGATTACAGCGTCATCCTCCCAGACTGCTTTGACACCAGCCGGCCTCTGGGGGAGTCCATGTACAGCTCCGCCATGTCGCAGCCTGGCACTGGTGCTGCTGCTCTGGCCTCGGACAAATCGGATGTagagcaggaggaagaggaagagtcCATCATGGAGCCGGGCAGGGATGCACTACTGGGAGAGAGGCAGGAGCTGACAGAGGTGGCCTCTGCTGAGGATTTACTGGGAAACGCTGGGCCTCCACTAGTCACTCAAATCAACAGCAGTGTGAACCAGATGCCCTGTGCCTCCCAAACTGTGGATGAGGTGACCTTAACCCCTGAAGTGGTGCCATTCCCTGACCCCCTGCTTCCCCCGCCGACCCTCTACTCACCCAG GTCTGAGGCACTTTACCTGGCTGACGATCCCAGTTCTCCAGCCTGTGACCCAAATGAGCCGCATCAACCAAGAGTCCACCTCAATG TATCATCTGGTCTGTCAAGATCAGCAGGCTCAGCAGCCAGTGCCTTTGAGACATATAATCCCAGGCCCAGCAATGCTCTGCAGCCAAG GGGCCAAGGAGGAATCACAGAGGGACTTGTTAAGGGAGCTCTTTCTGTGGCAGCATCTGCTTATAAGGCTCTCTTCACTGGACCAAGCTGTTCAGTAGAG CGAGGCATCGAGCCAGCCACCACACAAGGCCCTTCCAAGATGGACCAGCTTTTGGAGATGGGTTTCAGAGACCAACGGATGAACCGGCGACTGCTGAAGAAGCACTTCTACAGCCTGGAGCACACCGTCGACGAGCTGGTGCAGTTGGCCGAAAACCGCCGCAACAGATATAACGTTACTTAG